In Carassius gibelio isolate Cgi1373 ecotype wild population from Czech Republic chromosome B20, carGib1.2-hapl.c, whole genome shotgun sequence, the following are encoded in one genomic region:
- the LOC127983731 gene encoding 3'(2'),5'-bisphosphate nucleotidase 1 isoform X1 — MASDLAVLMRLVASAYTVAEKAGTIVRKVVQSGELGIVEKTGANDLQTLADRLVQKSICAYLSKSFPKVTIIGEEELPDEDVEEELLENGYNSLILQESCPDQYASLKEEELVVWVDPLDGTKEYTEGLLDHATVLIGIAYGGTAIAGVINQPFYNYQMGTVASLGRTIWGVLGLGAFGFQLQEVPDGKRIITTTRSHSSKLVFDAVQAMEPHDVIRVGGAGNKIIQLVEGKASAYVFASPGCKKWDTCAPEAILHAVGGKLTDMHGNAYRYDANVKHMNSAGVLATLRNHEYYSSRVPQAVLQALPSD, encoded by the exons ATGGCGAGTGACCTTGCAGTGTTGATGCGGCTGGTGGCTTCAGCCTACACCGTGGCCGAAAAGGCTGGAACTATTGTCCGAAAAGTGGTTCAAAGCGGAGAACTGGGTATCGTTGAAAAG ACAGGAGCCAATGATCTACAGACTCTGGCTGACAGGCTTGTTCAGAAGAGTATATGTGCATACCTGTCGAAGAGCTTTCCTAAAGTCACCATCATCGGGGAGGAG GAATTACCAGACGAGGATGTTGAAGAGGAGCTTTTAGAGAATGGGTACAACAGCCTGATTCTACAAGAGTCTTGTCCGGATCAATATGCCAGCCTGAAGGAGGAAGAG ctGGTTGTGTGGGTTGACCCTCTTGATGGCACTAAAGAATATACAGAAG GGCTTTTGGATCATGCGACAGTGTTAATAGGCATTGCTTATGGAGGGACAGCCATTGCTGGAGTCATCAATCAACCCTTCTACAACTACCAG ATGGGGACAGTTGCTTCTTTGGGCAGAACAATATGGGGAGTATTGGGTTTGGGCGCATTTGGGTTTCAGCTTCAGGAAGTCCCAGATGGTAAAAGAATTATCACTACTACACGGTCCCATAGCAGTAAACTTGTATTTGACGCAGTGCAAGCCATGGAGCCTCATGATGTCATCCGAGTGGGAGGAGCTGGGAATAAG ATCATCCAGCTGGTGGAGGGAAAGGCCTCTGCTTATGTTTTTGCCAGTCCAGGATGTAAAAAGTGGGACACGTGTGCACCTGAAGCCATTTTGCATGCAGTTGGAG GCAAACTGACAGACATGCATGGTAATGCATACAGATATGATGCAAATGTGAAGCACATGAACTCTGCTGGAGTGTTGGCAACTCTGAGGAATCATGAGTACTATTCAAGCAGAGTGCCACAGGCTGTCCTACAGGCACTTCCTTCTGACTGA
- the LOC127983731 gene encoding 3'(2'),5'-bisphosphate nucleotidase 1 isoform X2 produces MASDLAVLMRLVASAYTVAEKAGTIVRKVVQSGELGIVEKELPDEDVEEELLENGYNSLILQESCPDQYASLKEEELVVWVDPLDGTKEYTEGLLDHATVLIGIAYGGTAIAGVINQPFYNYQMGTVASLGRTIWGVLGLGAFGFQLQEVPDGKRIITTTRSHSSKLVFDAVQAMEPHDVIRVGGAGNKIIQLVEGKASAYVFASPGCKKWDTCAPEAILHAVGGKLTDMHGNAYRYDANVKHMNSAGVLATLRNHEYYSSRVPQAVLQALPSD; encoded by the exons ATGGCGAGTGACCTTGCAGTGTTGATGCGGCTGGTGGCTTCAGCCTACACCGTGGCCGAAAAGGCTGGAACTATTGTCCGAAAAGTGGTTCAAAGCGGAGAACTGGGTATCGTTGAAAAG GAATTACCAGACGAGGATGTTGAAGAGGAGCTTTTAGAGAATGGGTACAACAGCCTGATTCTACAAGAGTCTTGTCCGGATCAATATGCCAGCCTGAAGGAGGAAGAG ctGGTTGTGTGGGTTGACCCTCTTGATGGCACTAAAGAATATACAGAAG GGCTTTTGGATCATGCGACAGTGTTAATAGGCATTGCTTATGGAGGGACAGCCATTGCTGGAGTCATCAATCAACCCTTCTACAACTACCAG ATGGGGACAGTTGCTTCTTTGGGCAGAACAATATGGGGAGTATTGGGTTTGGGCGCATTTGGGTTTCAGCTTCAGGAAGTCCCAGATGGTAAAAGAATTATCACTACTACACGGTCCCATAGCAGTAAACTTGTATTTGACGCAGTGCAAGCCATGGAGCCTCATGATGTCATCCGAGTGGGAGGAGCTGGGAATAAG ATCATCCAGCTGGTGGAGGGAAAGGCCTCTGCTTATGTTTTTGCCAGTCCAGGATGTAAAAAGTGGGACACGTGTGCACCTGAAGCCATTTTGCATGCAGTTGGAG GCAAACTGACAGACATGCATGGTAATGCATACAGATATGATGCAAATGTGAAGCACATGAACTCTGCTGGAGTGTTGGCAACTCTGAGGAATCATGAGTACTATTCAAGCAGAGTGCCACAGGCTGTCCTACAGGCACTTCCTTCTGACTGA
- the LOC127983737 gene encoding SAYSvFN domain-containing protein 1, producing the protein MECKLAEFRERKKAQTAAEKPADRLIQRETRARSDGSPDQKPDTCPHIEDPSHYLLNTTCVRWLQRVALTRLTLLKVLLWLVLLGLFSELEFGLPFFVISLFYWLYEGLRSPKARQPGEMSAYSVFNPDCQPILGTLTAEQLEGEMGYRPAANG; encoded by the exons ATGGAGTGTAAGCTGGCTGAGTTCAGAGAACGAAAGAAAGCACAGACTGCAGCCGAGAAACCTGCTGATCGTTTGATCCAGAGAGAAACGAGAGCAAGAAGCGATGGTTCTCCAGATCAGAAGCCAGATACCTGTCCACACATTGAG GATCCCAGTCATTATTTGTTGAACACTACATGTGTTCGTTGGCTTCAGCGAGTGGCCCTCACCCGTCTGACCCTGCTCAAAGTGCTGCTGTGGCTCGTGCTGCTGGGACTGTTTTCAGAACTTGAGTTCGGCCTGCCCTTTTTTGTTATATCGTTATTCTACTGGCTCTATGAGGGCCTTCGAAGCCCAAAAGCCCGACAACCTGGAGAAATGAGTGCGTACTCCGTGTTTAATCCAGATTGTCAGCCCATCCTGGGAACTTTAACAGCCGAACAGCTGGAAGGAGAGATGGGATACAGGCCAGCGGCCAATGGATGA
- the LOC127983739 gene encoding protein C10, protein MASAPAQQPTLTVEQARGVLTEVIQAFSVPENAARMEEARESACNDMGKMLQLVLPVATQIQQEVIKAYGFNNEGEGVLRFARLVKMYETQDPEIAAMSVKLKSLLLPPLSTPPIGGGVPTS, encoded by the exons ATGGCCTCTGCCCCAGCACAGCAGCCCACACTCACTGTAGAGCAGGCCAGAG GTGTTCTTACTGAGGTGATCCAGGCCTTCTCCGTGCCTGAGAACGCAGCCCGCATGGAGGAAGCCAGAGAGAGCGCCTGCAACGACATGGGCAAGATGCTGCAGCTTGTGCTTCCTGTGGCCACTCAGATCCAACAGGAAGTCATCAAAGCATACGGCTTCAACAATGAAGGAGAAG GCGTTCTCAGATTCGCCCGGCTGGTGAAGATGTATGAAACTCAGGACCCAGAGATCGCAGCCATGTCAGTGAAACTCAAGAGTCTCCTCCTGCCGCCGCTCTCCACTCCTCCTATCGGCGGTGGCGTCCCGACCTCATAG